The DNA sequence GATTGCATTTATTTCACTTAGAGTTTTATTTAACAGGGCTTTTTTAAAATTTCTATGAACGTAGTCTTCCATATAGTTGTTTTTACACATGGGCATAATAAAATGATGATAATAATCCACATGCGCTATATGAGCATGATCAGACCATCCATAAACCCTTGTTAAAGGAATGAAGCTGTTTCCTTCAACATAATTATCCGCAGGGCCAAAGCAAGAACTTTGCATATCTCCTATGAGAGAAGAGTGGAATTTCCCACTAAAATGAATCCATTTGATGTTCTTATTCATAAGCATAGAGCTTAAACAAGCATTGAGATTGAATTTTTTTGTAAAACACATATCGTGTTGATGAATGAAAATAAAAGGGGTTGTTACACATTTTAAAGCTAGGCGAATAGTACCGGAGAGTTGGACCCATTCTTCACAAAATAGCAGTTTTGTATTAGCAAAAATTGGGTCGGTTTTTTGAAGATTTTTAATTTTTTTCTTATATAAATCATAGTTAGAACGCCTATCTTTAAATCCAGGAGCTATTCCATCAAAAACAATGATTTTTTTACTCTTTGCAAGAGTGGAATTTATGAATAAACTTGCCTGGGCAAGATAGAGATGTTCATCTAAGGGGACCGTACAAATAGGATGAGTAGTTGTAATAACTGTAATAAGCTCTGCAGCTTTATGATCATCTAAGAGCATATCTATACCGATACTTTTTATCATTCCATATCTAAACTGTATTAAAGAATCAATAGTTCTACTTCCAACATGGACAAAATAATAATTAGCTGGTATAAAATAAGAATTATGTATAAAGAAACAACTTCATTCTGCCCTTCCATTAAAATGGTTCTATTTGATCATGACGATACCTTGGTTGGGACTCTTAAAGCAAAATGGGCACAACATAAGTACATTGCACAAACATTCTATGGTAAAAAACTCAAAAATGAAGAACTGCGGTTTCATTGGGGAAAGCCTTTGACCTTATTACTTAAGCTGTTATATGAGACAGATCACGTTAACATAGCTATGTCTTATAATATAGCTACACGGAGTAAATTTCCCAAAACTCTATTTAAAGATACGATAAGCACTCTGAATGCCTTGCATAGTTTAGGAAAAAAATTAGGTCTTGTAACTGCCACCACCCGCTCTAATCTAGAGTATGACTTGAAAACATTAAGAATCCCTAGTGAGTTATTTGATTACATACAAACAGAAGATGACACAGTATTTCATAAACCTGATTCTCGTGTATTTGATCCTGCTCTTTTCTGGTTAGCTAAGCAAGGTATTCAACCTCATGAAGTGCTTTATGTAGGAGATCTTCTTAATGATATGATTGCAGCAAGAGGAGCAGGGATTGAGTTCATTGGTGTTGGAACAGGAATATTTTCTGTTGAAGAATTTAAAAAACATCAAGCCAAAGGAATCAATCGGCTTTCTGATTTAATCGATTTGTTTCGTAACTATGACACATGTGTAGTCTAGTTAAAAGAAAATCGCGATTCTATTAAGGATAGACAAAAAAATCATTCTTAATATAAAATATTTTACTATGAGTCTTAATAAAAAATATCATTCAGCTAAAGCTATCCTTTTTGACTATGGAGATACATTAGTTGGGACTCTTAAAGCAAAGTGGGCACAACATAAGTATATTGCACAAACATTCTATGGTAAAAAACTTAAAAACGATGAGCTACGACTTCATTGGGGCAAGCCTTTGACCTTGCTACTTAAGTTGCTATATGAAACAGGTCATGTTGATATACCCATGTCTTATAATATAGCTACACGAAGTAAATTCCCTAAATTTTTATTTAAGGATACTCTGAAAACTTTAAAAATTCTTCGTGGTTTAGGAAAAAAACTGGGTCTTGTAACTGCCACTGCTAGGTATAGTTTAGAGTATGATTTACAAACCCTAAACATTCCCAAAGGGTTATTTGATTATATACAAACAGAGGAGGATACAATATTTCATAAACCCGATCTTCGTGTATTTGATCCCGCTCTTCTTTGGACGGCTAAGCAAGGTATTCAACCCCGTGAAGTACTTTATGTAGGAGATCTTCTTAATGATATGATTGCAGCAAGAGGAGCAGGGATTGAGTTCATTGGTGTTGGAACAGGAATAATTTCTGTTGAAGAATTTAAAAAACATCAAGCTGAAGGAATCAATCGGCTTTCTGATTTAATCGATTTGTTTCGTAACTATGACACATGTATCTAAAAGGCCCGTTGACTCATTTCCCTTATACAGATCCTGTTTATACCCAAGTCCTTAGGCTTTACTTATTATTCACTTTCATAAACAGGGTGGATTTGGAACCCAGCTTGCTTTACAGCAAAGATCAGCTGAACAATAGGTTCCCACATTGCTTGTTTGTCGATATGTAAGAGAACTTGTGTTTTTAGCGTATCTTTGGGTAAAAGGCCGAGTTCTTGTTGTTTTTTAAGCTCTAATTGTACATCTAATGGGCAAGAAATCAGATATTCATTAAATTCTGTGATCCATTTGTACTCTCCCTTATTATTTATACTCAAATGCACGGTATAGCGGTTGTCTTGAGGAATAGGGGCATCTGTTTTTGTTTGGACCTTAACTAAACTGATCTCACGATCAAAAAGGCTGGCTCGAGTAACCGCAATCACTGCAAAAACAGCTACGATTAAAAACAAAAAATCAATCATAGGAGCTAAATTAAGATGGTTGTATCTTTTGAGTTCTTCTTCGGGGATTAAGTTCATATATTTGTACTCTTGTTTTGAGCATCGATGAGAGAAGCTATTTGATGGGTTTCACTCTCTACTAATACTAATGTTTTTACCAATCTGTATTTAGCAGAAGAATGTAAAATAAGCGCTAAAATAGCTACAATTAATCCAACAACGGTAGTACCTACAGAAATTCCGAGTCCATCGAATAGCATAGAAACGCTCTCTATAGATCGATTGACATCATAAAAAGCATAAAACATGCCAAAAACAGTGCCTAATAAACCGAGCATAGGGGCAATAATAGCAATATCATTAAGTAAATTAATTCTTTGCCAAAATGTTGCGGTAACTCTTTTGCCTTCTGCTTTCATGATTTCAACCATTACTGGAAACCCGTAGCGCCTGGAATGAATACCCGTTGTTACCAAATGACAAAATAGCGTTTTCTCTTGTTTACATATCCCTAAAGCTTCGTCAAAATTATGACGGGTTACTTGAGAACGAAGCGTATCGACTAAAGATTGAGAAACTTTTGTACTATTACGCAGAGAAGATAGACAGTAGAACCATAAGCAAAGAGCAAATGTGGACATTCCAAATAAAAGCATATAGATGAGAGGTGCTCCAGAAAATGCCTGTTTAAAGTCAATTACCATCATCTTTGAAGGAAAGTCAGAAATTGACTCTTGCAGCTGTGTAAATGAGGTCTCGTCTGAAGTTTCCCTAGATGAAGTATCTAAATGAGCATCTTCTTCTAAAGCAATGAGCTGTTCTTTGACACTGTTTAATTCTTGATCGAGTAAAGAAAATTCCTGCTCAATTGTTACAAGATCTGAGGTATCGAGTTCTGCAGGGTTGGCATACAAAACATTAAGCTGCATTAAGCCAACAACTAAAATAGACTTTAACTTCATTTTAGGATATCTCCTTTAAAATTCTAAAAATGCTATAGCTTTTAACTTTGTTTTTTAGCTTATCAAGCTGGATTGGAATAGATCAAGAAGAATAAGAGAGATATAGGCAACAAAATAACAATTAGCTATTATGCTTTAGATCTACATACAAATTTTTGCTAATTATGAAACCAAAAGATTTAAAGTTTCCTTTTTCTTGGGATGAAAGAAAACCTCTAATTTTTGAAAATATTTTATTTGTACCTCAATATTACATGAACCATAGAGAATGGGGTTTTATAAATTGGTACAATTCTCAAGTATTTAAAGATCAATTGCCTATTCATATTGAATACTGTAGTGGAAATGGCTGTTGGTTGATTGAAAAAGCAAAAAATCATCCTGAAATCAACTGGATTGCTGTTGAAAAAAAATTTGAAAGAGTGCGTAAAATTTGGTCTAAAATGCGTAATTTAAGCCTGACTAATATATTGATTGTTTGTGGTGAAGCTCTTACTTTTACAAAAAATTATGTGGCAGATGCAAGCTTTCAGAAAATCTATATCAACTTCCCGGATCCTTGGCCTAAAGAAAAACATGCAAAAAACCGCTTATTACAAGAGCCTTTTCTCATAGAACTAAGCAAGAAAGCCAAGCCACAAACAGAGACTATTGTCGCTACCGACCATCTAGACTATGTACAGCAGATTGTATCTGCTGTAAGTTCGAGTAAAAAATGGGATTTTTCTTTGAAAAATCCTTTTTATACCAATCATTGGGAAGGTTATGGCTCTTCTTATTTTGAGCAGTTATGGAAAGCAAAGGGCAAGCAAGTGTATTATTTACCTTTTTTAAATAAGAGATAAAAATGCCGTTCTCCAAAGCAAAACAAATTATTTTACCATCTGGGTTATCTGCAGATTTAGATTGGGAAACGCAAAGGCTTCTAGCTTTTCAAGAAGTTTCTATTCTTTGGCATCTTGATTTTTCTTTTTCTACCATGCATTTTTCTCCTCAGGACTTCTTAAAAAGCCAATCACAATTGTTTGCAATAGAGCATTTTTGTCGGACAATTTGGAATGACTGTAAAAAAAATACAGCTGGGGTGATCCTTTATCAAGGAGCAACAGATTTTTCTAGAATTTTTCCAAAAGAGCTTTGGTTGGAATCTTTTCTTAAGTGGTTAGATCTGTTTATACAAAATGCTGCGCATGAACATGAGTTAAAAGAAGCTTCTTCTAATTCTCTAGAGCATTATTATGAGCTATATGCTGCTAAATTATTTGCAGAACTTATGCAAAGATTTCTTGTCTTCTTACCAGAGGAATGTGTTACATTATTGCTGATTGAAGTTAAAGAGCCTTTGTCTTTCTTAGCGCAAAAATTTTCTCTAGAATGGTGTGAATCATTTGTTCTATTAGATTTAAAGAAAAAACCATTGCCTTTTTTACATCAGAAAGCACGTTTAGGAATTTGTTTACCTCTCGATTCTCATTGTGATCAAAAGACATTAAGTCAGATTAATTCCATTTTACTTCGCCTAAAGAAGAAGCAGATAGATTTTAGATGTATTCCTGAATCTAAATTAAACCATTTTTGGAATGGATTAGATAGCATCTTGGTTTTTTCTAGAACATTATCAAATCAAGGAAGAAGGCAATTGCAAGGATTTTGTGCAACAGGCGGTAGGGTTGTTGTAGAAGGGGGGAGTCTCTACTTGCCTCAGGAAGTGTCTATGTTTGATTTTTTACAAGTCTTTTAAAGCTTTTAATTTTTGAAATAAAGTTTGCTCTGGTTGGATGTTGTGTAGAAAGTAGCTAAGAAAGCGCTCTTTTAGAGAATGGTAAATAGGCTCATTTGTACATTTTTTTTCTCCCTCAGGCAAGGCTAGTATACTAATTGCCTCTGAAAGGCGGATGGAATGCAGTGTATTTAGCTCTTGATTTTCAAAGCAAAGGGTTGTATTTTCTAAATGGGTTTTTAATTCTACCAAAGATAAATAACGCTCTTCCATTTGAACCTTTTTGGAAATTTGATATAGATCATGTAGCCTAGATACAACATGAAGATAATCATTATTTATATTTGCATCTTTTTTACCGCTTATCTCAAAAACATGTTCAGCGCACGCCTTAATCTCTTGGTGAAGTAAGTTATAATAAAGAAGAGGATGATTACCTTTTGATAATGCCATATAAATTCACCTTTTGAATTCAGTATAGCTATTATAAAATTTAGTAATAGAAAATAATCGGAGCAAAGGGATTTGAACCCCTGACCCCCTGCTCCCAAAGCAGGTGCGCTAGCCAAACTGCGCTATGCTCCGATAAAACATAAGATATCTTAGATCATTTATTTTTTTCTTACAAGCGTTTATCAAGAGATCGTGCCAACGCAAAAAATATTTACGCTGAGATCTATAGAGAAAAACTAGAATTTATAAGAAAAAAGTGTTGCAACGATATTCTGAGAAAGGGATAAGAAGTGAAAACTGCCTCTAAAAAAGGACTTTTTAAACGCGCTAAATAATTAATAGACTAGAATTAAGGAGAAAAATATGACATTTCGCAGCTTAAAAATTCTATCTTGTGAATATGCACTCCCTTTTTTTAAAAAAATTTATAGAAAAAAATCGGTTTCTGAAAAAAAAAACCGCTTTTCATTTAAAAAAATAGATAAAAAACTTTACTATACTGTTATTTCCACAAAGACGAAAAGTACATTTTACTAGATACTAGCATAGATTGTATAGTAGCTGATTTAATGAATATCATTTAAGAGAGTAGAATATGACTTTTTTTCATCATTTACCATCAGTTGCTCAATTATATGATCTTGCTAAAGATCCGGTTGATTTAACAAAAGAAGGGGTCTTAACTGCTAAACGCATTGATAATATGATGTTAGAGGGATTAGGACTTAAATTGTTTTATGCAACAGAAAAAGTTAGTGAGAAAGATATTTTTGTTTTGTGCCAACTAGCCGAAGAAGCACAGGCTGTTAAGAAAATGACAGATATGCAAAACGGGCAGGTTATTAATTTTATTAAAGGCTTTCCTAGTGAAAATAGGCCTGCAATGCACACTGCAGTTCGAGATTTTTTTGAGCAATGTAATACTTCTTTAGAAGCAAAGCAAGCAACAGAGTTGGGGTATAAGGAATTAGAAAAACTTCGTTTCTTTTTAGATGAGATAGAAAAAAAATCTCAAATAACAACAGTTATTCAAATCGGCATCGGTGGTTCAGATTTAGGGCCTGAAGCGATTTATTTAGCTTTAGAAGCTTTTCATAAGCCAGATCGCAAAGTATATTTCTTGTCTAATATTGACCCAGATGAAGGCGCTCGTATTTTTCAACAAGTTGATCTAGAAAAAACCCTTGTTGTCGTAGTTTCCAAATCAGGAACTACCCTAGAAACTATGACAAATGAGCAATTTGCAAGAGAGAAGTTTAAGCAAGCAGGTCTTACTACAAAACATCACTTTGTAGCTGTAACGGGCAAGAGGAGTCCAATGGATAATAAAGAACAGTATATGGATTGTTTTTATATCTGGGATTATATCGGTGGCCGCTATTCTGTTACTTCTATGGTAGGTGCTTTTGTTTTAGCGTTTTCTTTAGGAATGGATCGTTTTTTAGATTTCTTAAAAGGAGCAAATGCTATGGATAAAATAGCTCTTGGCTCTGATCCTTATGCAAACTTGCCTTTAATGTCCGCCTTATTGGGAATATGGAACCGTAATTTTTTAGGATTTCCTACTACTGCAATCATTCCTTATTCACAAGCCTTATCTCGTTTCCCAGCTCACTTGCAGCAACTAGACATGGAATCTAATGGAAAAAGCATTGATAAAGCAGGGCATTTCGTTGAATATGATACAGGTCCCATTATTTGGGGAGAACCTGGTACAAATAGCCAACATTCTTTTTTCCAATCTATTCATCAAGGCACAACAGTTGTTCCTATTGAATTTATTGGATTTAAAGAAAATCAATATAAGGAAGATATTTTCTATCAACACACCACCTCCCAAGAAAAGTTATTAGCCAATTTATTTGCTCAATCTATAGCACTTGCAATTGGACAAAAAAGTGATAATCCTAATACTTTTTTTTCTGGTAATCGTCCTAATCGCATTTTATTAGCCGATAAATTAGATCCTTTTACAATGGGAGCTATTTTAGCTTTTTATGAACATAAAATTGTTTTTCAGGGTTTTATTTGGAATATCAACTCTTTTGATCAAGAAGGAGTGCAACTTGGCAAGAATTTAGCCTCAAAAATGCTTGAACAATTTTCCCTTCAAAGGCAAGGAAAATCAATGGATACAAAAGGGTTTCCTTTAGGAGTTGCTTATCTAGAACATTTGTCCTTTGGATCCTAACATGATTAGATCTAGAGAAACCTATATCTAAAAAAAAAGAGAACATTCTAGAAAAAAATGCATTAGAGAGAACAGATGATTGATTTATCTCATGAAATCCCACAATAAATCGACATTAACCCTTGTTCCTAATTAGTTCTTTTATTGGAATGCGCTATTTCTATATATGTCTATTTCATCATCTATTTGGGCTTGCATATTGAGAGGAGGATAAAAAATATAGCTATATATTTTTTTTATTGCTTTTGATGACGTTTCTTTCTTTTGCTCTTAAAATTCACGAGATCGAAAGCTGCACTGTATGGTTATCTTGGATAATTCCAATAGTTCTAGCGGCTATCGGAATTTGGAGATCTCGTGTTGAAAAAATAAAGATTTCTTTTTTTTATAGAGTAGATCGTTATTTGGCATGGGCTTTGTTCGGAGGCGCAGCTGTTAGTGTTATATTGTTCTTTATCCGCATATGGTTTAAAAATATGGAGATGATGGACTTTGTAGAAGGTAAAAAGACGCATTTTCATATTTTTTTACCTACTATGTTTTATTTATTCTTCTAATTTTTATTCCGTTTTTAGGAGGGGAAATTTGTTGGAGGGGGTTATCTTTGGCAAAAATGGAAAAATTATCCTCTTAAAGGAGGAGTAGCTATTTGGCTGCTTTGGTGCTTATCAAGTATTCCTCTAGTTTCTATTCCTCAAGGCATTCCTTATATGGCTTTCTATAATCTTATGATTTTTCCTCCACTTTAAAAATTTTCAATTCAAAACAAAAAAATAGAGAATCGCACGCCATAAAATTAGGACCTACAAGAAAAGCCTTGCTCTTTATGAAATAGCCCCTTTCTCCACCCAAAAGGAGTGAGTGGTATCTGGAAATTTGTCTTTAATTGCATTTGCTGAGCAAATAAATACCTGTTTAAACCGACTAAAACAGGAGATAAGGTTTTCTTGCCTTTTAGGATCTAGCTGCATTCCAAAGTCATCGATACACAAGAGAGGAGAGTAGCCTATCTTTTTTTTCATCCAATTCCATTGAGCGAGCTTCAAAGCATAGACTAAAGAGCGCTTTTGTCCCTCGCTAGAGAAATTTTTGGCTTGTTTGCCAGATAGTAAAAAAAGAAGATCCTCTCGGTGAGGTCCTAGGGTAGTTGTTTTTAAAAGCATATCTTTATGTCTATTTTTTTCCCATTTAAGTAAAAGAGAGGAGTCTTTTTTGGTAAGAGAGGATTGATAATAAATATCTAAAAGATCTTTTTTGTTAGAGAGTAAAGATAACCATTCTGCAGCTGGGTCTAATAGATAAGAGCTCAACTCTGCCCTTTTATCTATAAGATATAGGGCAGAGGGAAGCATAATTTGCTCCCATGCAGATAGGGTTTGTATGTCTTGCGTGCGCAAGGCATAATTGCGTTGTTTCATAGCTTTGTAATACCTACTCAAGTGATGCAGGTATAAAGGATCTGCTTGTGATAAGTAAATATCTAAAAAACGTCTTCTTTCATTAGGCATTCCAATGATTAAAGCAAGGTCATTAGGATATGACAAAACAGAAGGCAGGATTCCTATAATATTTGCTAGCTTTGGATAGTTTGTGCGATTGTGTTGGATGCGTTTAGTAGTTTCATCATAGTAAACTTGTAATTTTTGCGGAAGCTCATCCTTAATAAAATGAGCTTCGAGATAAAAGTACTGCTGGCCTTCTCTAATAAGATCACTTAAGTTATGTGTTCTAAAAGAACGACCAGTGCTTAAAAAGTAAATGGCTTCTAAAACACTTGTTTTTCCCTGGCCGTTATTTCCATAGATCAGATTAGTCAAAGCAGAAAAATGAAAATCTGTTTCCTTATGATTGCGAAAATTACGTAGAATAAGGTGTTTAAGATACATTCACTTCTAAGCGCATAGGCATAATAACAAACTGAGCAGAAGTGGAGTCAGTAATCAATCCTGGATTATAGGGATCGCTAATGCTAAAATTTACAGATTCATCTTTGCTATGCCGTAACATATCTAAAAAATAGTTAGGGTTAAAAGCTATCTCCAATTTCTCTCCTCCATAATTGACAGGCATATGTACCTTGCCTTCACCAATAGATCCACTCATAGCAGATAGGTGTAATTCTCCTGTTGTAAAAGTAAAACGCACAGAATTGCTATTTTCTGAAGTAAATAAAGAAACTTGCCTTAGCAAAGAAATCAACTCATCACGATTTAAAGCAATGGGATTTGCGATTTGTTCAGGAATAACGCGACTCACATCTGGATATTGACCTGAGAGCAGTTTAGTAATTAAAATAGCTGATTTAAACTCAATAGCAACCTTATCGGGCATAAGAGTTAAAGTAACGGGATCGTCCTCTTTGCTATCAAGCAGGCGAATCATTTCTTCAATAGCTTTTAAAGGAATAATATAAGAACTTAAGCCAGAAGGGATATTATTAATTTCTATATTATTTTTTGCTAGACGTT is a window from the Candidatus Rhabdochlamydia porcellionis genome containing:
- a CDS encoding HAD family hydrolase, translating into MYKETTSFCPSIKMVLFDHDDTLVGTLKAKWAQHKYIAQTFYGKKLKNEELRFHWGKPLTLLLKLLYETDHVNIAMSYNIATRSKFPKTLFKDTISTLNALHSLGKKLGLVTATTRSNLEYDLKTLRIPSELFDYIQTEDDTVFHKPDSRVFDPALFWLAKQGIQPHEVLYVGDLLNDMIAARGAGIEFIGVGTGIFSVEEFKKHQAKGINRLSDLIDLFRNYDTCVV
- a CDS encoding HAD family hydrolase, whose translation is MSLNKKYHSAKAILFDYGDTLVGTLKAKWAQHKYIAQTFYGKKLKNDELRLHWGKPLTLLLKLLYETGHVDIPMSYNIATRSKFPKFLFKDTLKTLKILRGLGKKLGLVTATARYSLEYDLQTLNIPKGLFDYIQTEEDTIFHKPDLRVFDPALLWTAKQGIQPREVLYVGDLLNDMIAARGAGIEFIGVGTGIISVEEFKKHQAEGINRLSDLIDLFRNYDTCI
- a CDS encoding ExbD/TolR family protein, whose product is MNLIPEEELKRYNHLNLAPMIDFLFLIVAVFAVIAVTRASLFDREISLVKVQTKTDAPIPQDNRYTVHLSINNKGEYKWITEFNEYLISCPLDVQLELKKQQELGLLPKDTLKTQVLLHIDKQAMWEPIVQLIFAVKQAGFQIHPVYESE
- a CDS encoding MotA/TolQ/ExbB proton channel family protein, producing the protein MKLKSILVVGLMQLNVLYANPAELDTSDLVTIEQEFSLLDQELNSVKEQLIALEEDAHLDTSSRETSDETSFTQLQESISDFPSKMMVIDFKQAFSGAPLIYMLLFGMSTFALCLWFYCLSSLRNSTKVSQSLVDTLRSQVTRHNFDEALGICKQEKTLFCHLVTTGIHSRRYGFPVMVEIMKAEGKRVTATFWQRINLLNDIAIIAPMLGLLGTVFGMFYAFYDVNRSIESVSMLFDGLGISVGTTVVGLIVAILALILHSSAKYRLVKTLVLVESETHQIASLIDAQNKSTNI
- the trmB gene encoding tRNA (guanine(46)-N(7))-methyltransferase TrmB → MKPKDLKFPFSWDERKPLIFENILFVPQYYMNHREWGFINWYNSQVFKDQLPIHIEYCSGNGCWLIEKAKNHPEINWIAVEKKFERVRKIWSKMRNLSLTNILIVCGEALTFTKNYVADASFQKIYINFPDPWPKEKHAKNRLLQEPFLIELSKKAKPQTETIVATDHLDYVQQIVSAVSSSKKWDFSLKNPFYTNHWEGYGSSYFEQLWKAKGKQVYYLPFLNKR
- a CDS encoding glucose-6-phosphate isomerase is translated as MTFFHHLPSVAQLYDLAKDPVDLTKEGVLTAKRIDNMMLEGLGLKLFYATEKVSEKDIFVLCQLAEEAQAVKKMTDMQNGQVINFIKGFPSENRPAMHTAVRDFFEQCNTSLEAKQATELGYKELEKLRFFLDEIEKKSQITTVIQIGIGGSDLGPEAIYLALEAFHKPDRKVYFLSNIDPDEGARIFQQVDLEKTLVVVVSKSGTTLETMTNEQFAREKFKQAGLTTKHHFVAVTGKRSPMDNKEQYMDCFYIWDYIGGRYSVTSMVGAFVLAFSLGMDRFLDFLKGANAMDKIALGSDPYANLPLMSALLGIWNRNFLGFPTTAIIPYSQALSRFPAHLQQLDMESNGKSIDKAGHFVEYDTGPIIWGEPGTNSQHSFFQSIHQGTTVVPIEFIGFKENQYKEDIFYQHTTSQEKLLANLFAQSIALAIGQKSDNPNTFFSGNRPNRILLADKLDPFTMGAILAFYEHKIVFQGFIWNINSFDQEGVQLGKNLASKMLEQFSLQRQGKSMDTKGFPLGVAYLEHLSFGS
- the recF gene encoding DNA replication/repair protein RecF (All proteins in this family for which functions are known are DNA-binding proteins that assist the filamentation of RecA onto DNA for the initiation of recombination or recombinational repair.), whose protein sequence is MYLKHLILRNFRNHKETDFHFSALTNLIYGNNGQGKTSVLEAIYFLSTGRSFRTHNLSDLIREGQQYFYLEAHFIKDELPQKLQVYYDETTKRIQHNRTNYPKLANIIGILPSVLSYPNDLALIIGMPNERRRFLDIYLSQADPLYLHHLSRYYKAMKQRNYALRTQDIQTLSAWEQIMLPSALYLIDKRAELSSYLLDPAAEWLSLLSNKKDLLDIYYQSSLTKKDSSLLLKWEKNRHKDMLLKTTTLGPHREDLLFLLSGKQAKNFSSEGQKRSLVYALKLAQWNWMKKKIGYSPLLCIDDFGMQLDPKRQENLISCFSRFKQVFICSANAIKDKFPDTTHSFWVEKGAIS
- the dnaN gene encoding DNA polymerase III subunit beta, translated to MKVVITRIELVNLVGKIQNIVPVKPTIPILSNILIEAIDDQLILSVTDLTVSVRTYVGAKVLEEGAITLPAKRFFQLIRELTSVQVEIHALSSEIALVNAGTSHFRIQGMHKDEFPKFPNLSEGAQLTLSSSQLSYLLSRTSFAAARDDSKHALNGILLQSTENTIVFIGTDGKRLAKNNIEINNIPSGLSSYIIPLKAIEEMIRLLDSKEDDPVTLTLMPDKVAIEFKSAILITKLLSGQYPDVSRVIPEQIANPIALNRDELISLLRQVSLFTSENSNSVRFTFTTGELHLSAMSGSIGEGKVHMPVNYGGEKLEIAFNPNYFLDMLRHSKDESVNFSISDPYNPGLITDSTSAQFVIMPMRLEVNVS